A genome region from Chiroxiphia lanceolata isolate bChiLan1 chromosome 5, bChiLan1.pri, whole genome shotgun sequence includes the following:
- the TUBAL3 gene encoding tubulin alpha chain-like 3: protein MRECISIHIGQAGVQMGNACWELYCLEHGIRADGTIPASKPGKSPDPGSEQADSSFETFFCETASGKHVPRAVFIDLEPTVIDEIRTGPYHGLFHPEQLISGKEDAANNYARGHYTIGKEIIDTVLSRIRKMADQCSGLQGFLVFHSFGGGTGSGFTSLLMERLSVEYSKKSKLEFSVYPAPQVSTAVVEPYNSILTTHTTLEHSDCSFMVDNEAIYDICHRNLDIERPTYTNLNRLIGQIVSSVTASLRFNGALNVDLIEFQTNLVPYPRIHFPLTTYAPIVSAEKAYHEQLSVPEITNACFEFSNQMVKCDPRRGKYMACCLLYRGDVVPKDVNAAIAAIKTRRSIQFVDWCPTGFKVGINYQPPTVVPGGDLAKVQRAVCMLSNTTAIAEAWARLDHKFDLMYAKRAFVHWYVGEGMEEGEFSEAREDLAALEKDYEEVGRDSADGEEEEEAEEDEY from the exons ATG AGGGAGTGCATCTCCATCCACATCGGGCAGGCCGGGGTGCAGATGGGCAATGCCTGCTGGGAGCTGTACTGCCTGGAGCACGGCATCCGGGCCGACGGCACCATCCCGGCGTCCAAGCCGGGCAAATCCCCGGATCCCGGCTCGGAGCAGGCGGATTCTTCCTTCGAGACCTTCTTCTGCGAGACGGCGTCCGGGAAACACGTGCCCAGGGCCGTGTTCATCGACCTGGAGCCCACGGTCATCG atgAGATCAGGACGGGCCCCTACCATGGGCTCTTCCACCCGGAGCAGCTCATCAGCGGCAAGGAAGACGCCGCCAACAACTACGCCCGCGGCCACTACACCATCGGCAAGGAGATCATCGACACCGTGCTCAGCAGGATCCGCAAGATG GCTGACCAGTGCAGCGGCCTCCAAGGGTTCCTGGTCTTCCACAGCTTCGGGGGAGGCACTGGCTCCGgcttcacctccctgctcaTGGAGCGGCTCTCCGTGGAGTACAGCAAGAAATCCAAGCTGGAGTTCTCGGTGTACCCGGCCCCGCAGGTGTCCACAGCCGTGGTGGAGCCCTACAACTCCATCCTCACCACGCACACCACGCTGGAGCACTCGGACTGCTCCTTCATGGTGGACAACGAGGCCATCTACGACATCTGCCACCGCAACCTGGACATCGAGCGCCCCACCTACACCAACCTCAACCGCCTCATCGGCCAGATCGTCTCCTCGGTCACGGCCTCGCTGCGCTTCAACGGCGCCCTCAACGTGGACCTCATAGAGTTCCAGACCAACCTGGTGCCCTACCCGCGCATCCACTTCCCGCTGACCACCTACGCGCCCATCGTGTCGGCGGAGAAGGCCTACCACGAACAGCTCTCCGTGCCGGAGATCACCAACGCCTGCTTCGAGTTCTCCAACCAGATGGTGAAGTGCGACCCGCGGCGCGGCAAGTACATGGCCTGCTGCCTCCTCTACCGCGGCGACGTGGTGCCCAAGGACGTCAACGCCGCCATCGCCGCCATCAAGACGCGCCGCTCCATCCAGTTCGTCGACTGGTGCCCCACCGGCTTCAAGGTGGGCATCAACTACCAGCCGCCCACCGTGGTGCCCGGCGGCGACCTGGCCAAGGTGCAGAGGGCCGTGTGCATGCTGAGCAACACCACGGCCATCGCCGAGGCCTGGGCCCGCCTCGACCACAAGTTCGACCTCATGTACGCCAAGAGGGCCTTCGTGCACTGGTACGTGGGCGAGGGCATGGAGGAGGGCGAGTTCTCCGAGGCCAGGGAGGACCTGGCGGCGCTGGAGAAGGATTACGAGGAGGTGGGCAGGGACTCTGCGgacggggaggaggaggaggaggccgaGGAGGACGAGTACTGA
- the UCN3 gene encoding LOW QUALITY PROTEIN: urocortin-3 (The sequence of the model RefSeq protein was modified relative to this genomic sequence to represent the inferred CDS: inserted 2 bases in 1 codon; deleted 2 bases in 1 codon), with protein MSSPGCCCFLTMLCAQPSRALGPYDAASSLLSCLHSALAQIQENIPQENSVLDKRGSGFDLLPGREVPEEQRERERGGEAEEELGKRTFPGEGRYKAAPRAQAKGKXRPPEPGQVTLSLDVPTNIMNILFDIAKAKNLRAKAAANAHLMAQIGRRK; from the exons ATgtccagcccaggctgctgctgcttcctgaccatgctctgtgcccagcccagccgcGCCCTCGGCCCCTACGACGCCgcctcctccctcctcagctgcCTCCACTCCGCCCTGGCCCAAATCCAGGAGAACATCCCCCAGGAAAACTCCGTCCTGGACAAGCGCGGCAGCGGCTTCGACCTCCTCCCG GGCCGGGAGGTGCCGGAGGAGCAGCGGGAACGGGAACGCGGCGGAGAAGCGGAGGAGGAGCTCGGGAAAAGGACATTCCCGGGGGAAGGGCGCTACAAAGCCGCGCCCCGGGCGCAGGCCAAGGGCAA GCGGCCCCCAGAACCGGGCCAAGTCACGCTGTCCCTGGACGTGCCCACCAACATCATGAACATCCTCTTCGACATCGCCAAGGCCAAGAACTTGCGGGCCAAGGCGGCCGCCAACGCCCACCTGATGGCCCAGATCGGCCGCAGGAAGTGA